From Hymenobacter sediminicola:
GGACTGCGCGTGCCATCAAGGCCGGATTGAAGCTGGCGCTGGGCCTGCCGGTGTATCTGTATGGCGCGCTAAACAACTATCTGCCCTACAAACTGCCCTCGATGGTGGCCAAGCGCGCTACCAAAGAAGTAGAGTTTGTGGCGCCTATCATGCTGGTAGTGGGCATGCTCACGTTCAGCTTTGGCTACGCGGCCCAGATTGCGCTGGTACACCACTTCACCCAAGACTGGCGCTGGACGCTGCTCTATGGCCTGAGTCTGGCGCCTACCGGCTTCTATGCGCTGTACTACGCCAACAAGCTGGCCGGCCGGCTGCGGCGGTTGCGCGCCTTGCGGATGTTCCGGCGCCAGCGCCCCGTTATGGAGGACCTGCTGCGGCAACGGGCTACCATTCTGAAGCTGCTGAACGAAGCCCGCCAGGCCTATCTGCAGGCTGTGCAATAGGCTGGTGCCACCTCACTAAGCGGCCGTTACGTTGGTCTCATTTCTGCTTTCCAACTCTACCAGGCTATTTTAGAGCCGAACCCCAGGGTCATGATTTCGGTGAGGACTGGGGCGCGCTTATTGGTGGTGCGGCTTATAAAGTACAGGTCGTTGGTGCCTAGTTCGGCGTAAGCCGCCACGTGTGGTGGCGCCGGCCGCTCGGGCGTGCGAATACCCGCGTATGACACCCGCGGCGCGAGGTACATGCCCGTGCGGACTTTGGTAGAAAACCAGTAGTAGTTGTTGGGGTACTTGCCGGGCTGGTGGCTATCCTGTAGCGTTGCCCCACTGGTATAGTTTATATAGCCCCCAAAAGCAGGGCTGGCTCGCCAATGCTTGCCCAGCTTAGGATTGACGGGCAGGTAGGTGGTTTTGAATGTGAAGATGGTGAGGGGCTGACTACTAAAGCGGCGCGGCACATGGCCTACCAACACTTCGGGTTCTAGGCGCTGGCCGGCCAGGCGTACACCACCGCCTATGGCTACCATACCGGCCCCACCCCCAATCTGTAGGCTTAGAAAAAATGGAACGCCGCGCGTGGCAGGAAGTCTGGCCGGTGCTGCATCCTGAGCGGTAGCAATTCCTGAGTGCAACAGCAGCATACCCGCTAGGCTCCGGCAAACAGTGGAAAGCTGCATCATGAGTCAAATCAGCTGCGTGAGGGAATTGCCTGCCCGGATGCGGTTCTAAAACTCCATTTTCACCCCCAGGCCCAGCGTCAGCAAGTCTAACGGGCTCAGGGATTTATAGTTGGCGTTTGGCACAATGCTGAACAGGTACAAGTCGTTGGTGCCCAGCTCATAATACGCGGAAATGCGGCGGGAGCGTCCTTGCGGTGAAGGCTGGCGCAGGTAGCTAAGGCGGCCACCCAGTAGCGGCCCTACCCGCGTGTCCGTCGAAAACCAGTAGTAACCCTTGGTGTACTGCCCACGGTCCTCATCGTTGATGGTGCCATGCGTGTAGCTCACATACACGCCCACTGTGAGGGGGCGGAGCTGCAGTTTTTCGCCGAGCGGCACCGTGAAAGGGCTGTAGAGAAACTTGGCCGTGGCAATGGAAAGCGTAGAGCCAGCGTACTTTTTGGGCACGTAGCCTACCAGCACATCGGCTTCGGCCCGGTCGCGCCAGAAGTTGTAGCCCGCCCCCACCGACACCATGCCCATGCCGCCCGCCGTCTGCGCAATCAGGTGGCGCGGGCGGTACCAGGGCAGTGGGTCAAGTGTATCTGCCGGGCTTTCCTGAGCTAGGGCAGGTAGGGTACTTGCTACCAAAAGAATAGTAAGCGGAAGGCGCATTAGAACCGAACCTTTTTCAGCCGGAACTGCGGCTCATCGTTGGCATCATTCCACAGTGTCAGAATCACGTACTGATTTTCCTCGAAGGCGTAGGAATTGATATAGGTTACGCCGTCGTCGAAAGGCTCTCCAATGCTGAAATCGTGGCGGTGTCCGTTCAGTTCGAAGGCTAGCTTCGGCGCCTCGGCCAGCGTGCGGGTGTAGTCGGGCATGATATTCTGGTCGAAATCCAGGTCCTGCGGCGGCACATGCGACATGACCACCTGCCGCTTAGCACCCTGCAAGTCGCTCACCTGCTGCTGCACCCAGGGCATATCCGGAATACGGCCATTGAAGTTGTATTCGCGGCTGTTGGTATCCACCATGGTAAACTTGGTGTCGCCATAAACAAACGAGTAGTTCAGAGGCCCGAAAATGTGCTGGTAGGCGGCGCGGCCATTGCCCACATGGTCGTGGTTGCCGATGACAGTGAGGTAGGGAATGTTGAGCTTGCGCAGGCGCTTATCAACCCAGCGCATCTCGCGGGCCAGCCCAAAATCTGAGATGTCGCCGGCTACAACCATCAGCGACAGGCCCGGCTGCTGGTTCACACTCTCCACCAGCGACTCGGCTTGGTCGTAGAAGCGCTGGGAGTCGCCGGTAAATACAAACCTGAGCGTATCGCCGGCAGGCAACGGGTGCTCGGCAAGGCGGTCCAGGTTTTTCTGAGTCAGATTCGTCTGGCTTTCGGGGCCGCGAAAATCGTTGGGGCTGAATTCAAGCAGCTCACAGCCGCTGAACAGGAAAGCTGCCGCGGCCGCTACAGAGAGCCGGCGCAAAGGAAGCAAGGTAGAAGAAGGCATAGGGCAGAAACCACATTGGGTGGCACACGGGCCCGCCATACCCGGTAGGCCCACGGGTATATACTAGCCGAGGCAGCTGCTTGTTTTTCAAAAAGCCTGTTTCTACTCCTATACCGACCTTTTCAGCAGGAAACGTTTCCGTCAGGATGTGGCTGTTGATACGTTTGAGGCCAAAATCAATTCCGAAGGCATGTTGATTTTTTTTTGCGTTTCCGGTGAGATGTAGCTGGCGTTATACCGTAAATCGGCCCGGAGCAACTCATAAGGCTGCCTCCGGGCCGATTTATGTCAATGCTGTTGGTCCGTTTATTCGTCGAGATATTGATGGACAAATTTGATGGCCATCGACCCTTCGCCCACCGCCGACGCTACGCGGGCCATAGCACCGGCCCGACTGTCGCCGGCCGCGAAAACGCCTGGCACGCAGGTTTCGAGCAGAAACGGCTCCCGGCTATGCTTCCAGCTATCCGCATAGCGCGGATCCGTCACCAGGTCGCGGCCCGTCAGCACGAAGCCTTTGCCGTCGCACAGCACCACGTCGCAGACCCACTCGGTGCTGGGCTTGGCCCCGATGAACACGAACAGCGCCCGCGCCGGCTGCTCGGTTAGTTGCCCGTGGCTTTTCAGCACCACTTTTTCCAGATGGTCCTGCCCGCATACTTCGGCTATTTCCGTGAAAGGCAGAATTTCGATGTTGGGCGTATTGCCAATCTGCTCAATCAGATACGCCGACATGGAGGCCGCCAACGAAGCTCCCCGAATGACGATGAACACCTTGCGGGCATAGGTGGCCAGATACATAGCCGCCTGCCCCGCCGAGTTGCCGCCTCCTACTATATACACGTCCTGCTCTTCGCAGGAGCGGGCTTCCGTGCGTGCCGCGCCGTAGTACACGCCCGCCCCGCTCAGCCGGTCGATGCCGGGTACTTCCAGTGTGCGGTAGCTCACGCCGGTGGTTAACACCACGGCTCGGGTACTCACTTTGCTGCCATCCGTAAGGGTCAGCACCTTGTAACCGTCCTGCACACATAGCTCCGTTACGGCCTGGGGCGCCAGAAACTCGGCTCCAAGACGCACGGCCTGCGTCCAGGCGCGGTGGGCTAGCTCCGAGCCACTCAGGCCCGTCGGGAAACCCAGGTAGTTTTCGATACGGGAACTGGTGCCGGCCTGCCCGCCGGGCGTCTGACGCTCGATAATGAGGGTTTTCAGCCCTTCTGATGCTCCGTATACTGCCGCCGCCAACCCAGAAGGGCCAGCCCCAATCACCACCACATCATATAGTTCCTGCGAGGCCTGCACATTCAGCCCGATGCGGGCGGCAATGTCGGTGGGAGAGGGGCGCGGCAGCGCGGTGCCATCTTCCAGCACCACCACCGGCAGGTCAGCCGCTGTCAGGCTCTTCGCGGCCAGCAGCGCCTGCGCCTCCGGGCTCGTCTCGAAGTCCATCCATTGATACGCCACCATGTAGCCGGCCAGAAAGTCCTTCAGGTCATGGGACAGCGGCGACCATTGAAACCCCAGCAGCCGCACCCCGCGGTACGGCGGGCGGTAGGCGCGCTGCCAGGCATCCAGCAGATCGTGGAGCGTGGGATAGAGCAGCTGCTGCGGCGGGTCCCAAGGCTTCATGAGGTAGTGGTCGAGGCGGGCGTTGTTGATGGCCCGAATGGCGGCTTCCGTATCGGCATAGGCAGTGAGCAACACGCGCTTGGCATCGGGGAAGATGGTGCGGGCTTCGGCCAGCAGCTCTACGCCTTCCATACCGGGCATGCGCTGGTCGGCCAGCACTAGGGCCAGCGTTTCTTCGCGGGCCCGCAGCTCGTGCAACGTGGCCAGCGCTTCTTCGCCGGAGGCCGCCCGCAATACCCGGTAATCTTTGCGAAACTCCTGGCGCAGGTCCCGGTCAATGGCATTCAGTACTTGCGGGTCATCATCGACACACAGCAGAATCGGTTTTTTATCGGCAGCCATACTCGGGGAGTAAGGAATAAATGAATTGGTAGACTAAGCAGAGGCGGGCTTAGAAGAGGAAAAACCCGGTTACCGAACCTTACTGGTTCAGTTTCCGGCCGGTAGCCAGGCACAAAACTCTGTGTGGCCGGGGTCGGAACGTACTTCCAGCTTGCCATTGTGGGCTTCCAAGGTACGCAGGGCAATATCGAGGCCCAGGCCGCTGCCTTCGCCGGCGGGTTTGGTGGTGAAGAACGGTTCCAGCACCCGCGGCAGAATGTCGGCCGG
This genomic window contains:
- a CDS encoding metallophosphoesterase family protein, whose product is MPSSTLLPLRRLSVAAAAAFLFSGCELLEFSPNDFRGPESQTNLTQKNLDRLAEHPLPAGDTLRFVFTGDSQRFYDQAESLVESVNQQPGLSLMVVAGDISDFGLAREMRWVDKRLRKLNIPYLTVIGNHDHVGNGRAAYQHIFGPLNYSFVYGDTKFTMVDTNSREYNFNGRIPDMPWVQQQVSDLQGAKRQVVMSHVPPQDLDFDQNIMPDYTRTLAEAPKLAFELNGHRHDFSIGEPFDDGVTYINSYAFEENQYVILTLWNDANDEPQFRLKKVRF
- a CDS encoding FAD-dependent oxidoreductase is translated as MAADKKPILLCVDDDPQVLNAIDRDLRQEFRKDYRVLRAASGEEALATLHELRAREETLALVLADQRMPGMEGVELLAEARTIFPDAKRVLLTAYADTEAAIRAINNARLDHYLMKPWDPPQQLLYPTLHDLLDAWQRAYRPPYRGVRLLGFQWSPLSHDLKDFLAGYMVAYQWMDFETSPEAQALLAAKSLTAADLPVVVLEDGTALPRPSPTDIAARIGLNVQASQELYDVVVIGAGPSGLAAAVYGASEGLKTLIIERQTPGGQAGTSSRIENYLGFPTGLSGSELAHRAWTQAVRLGAEFLAPQAVTELCVQDGYKVLTLTDGSKVSTRAVVLTTGVSYRTLEVPGIDRLSGAGVYYGAARTEARSCEEQDVYIVGGGNSAGQAAMYLATYARKVFIVIRGASLAASMSAYLIEQIGNTPNIEILPFTEIAEVCGQDHLEKVVLKSHGQLTEQPARALFVFIGAKPSTEWVCDVVLCDGKGFVLTGRDLVTDPRYADSWKHSREPFLLETCVPGVFAAGDSRAGAMARVASAVGEGSMAIKFVHQYLDE